From one Culex quinquefasciatus strain JHB chromosome 3, VPISU_Cqui_1.0_pri_paternal, whole genome shotgun sequence genomic stretch:
- the LOC6052036 gene encoding odorant receptor 7a, whose protein sequence is MPKRDEKLIEEKLARIRKLHQMIVDFELDAIEHYAGGCLVQISTQAGSVLLCIFLGYICGYVQAISISMGLAFQITQYCALGTIVTAKNEQITADIYDIGWNKLQKPQQQMVAFMLHRAQIARDLTVGQVAPLNMVTYVKIMKTMYSFFAMLVTVMR, encoded by the exons ATGCCAAAAAGGGACGAAAAACTAATCGAAGAAAAGCTAGCTCGAATCAGAAAACTGCATCAGATGATAGTGGACTTTGAACTGGACGCCATCGAACATTACGCAGGTGGCTGTTTGGTGCAGATCTCAACCCAGGCCGGATCCGTTCTTCTATGTATCTTTTTGGGCTATATTTGTGGCTACGTTCAGGCCATCAGCATTTCAATGGGCCTAGCTTTTCAAATCACACAGTATTGTGCCTTGGGAACGATTGTAACTGCCAAG AACGAACAAATCACTGCGGACATCTACGACATTGGGTGGAATAAGCTGCAGAAGCCACAGCAGCAGATGGTCGCGTTTATGTTGCATCGTGCTCAGATTGCCAGAGATTTGACCGTGGGTCAGGTGGCTCCACTAAATATGGTCACGTATGTCAAG ATTATGAAAACCATGTACTCCTTCTTTGCAATGCTCGTCACAGTAATGAGATAA